DNA sequence from the Manis javanica isolate MJ-LG chromosome 15, MJ_LKY, whole genome shotgun sequence genome:
GCCGAGAATGTGGGCTCTGCTCCTGACGCTGGTCCCAGCCCCCCGCCTCGCATTGGGCCCCACCGACGACAGCCTGATGTCGGGGGGCAGGTCCGCTTCACCCAAGCCTGCCAGCGTCGCTCCCTGGGGTCCCCTGCGGGCATCACCCCGCCCCCGGCCCTGCCGGCCCGGCCCTGCCCGGGTTCCCCGAGCCCCAGGCCGGATCCCCTGCGGCCTCGGTGGTTCCCAGAGCCCTCCCGGGGGGCCCTCTCCACGGCGCGTCGCCCGGGCCCCAGCGGTCGCTAGGCTGCGGGTTGGAGCTCGCGGCCAGGCCGGGCGCTGGCGGCGGTGGCGGTGGCGGAGGCGGCGGCGCGGATGGCGGCGGAGCCTGGGCGCTCGTGGGTCCAGGCGCGCAGCGCGTACGGGGCCAGCGAGGCGCTACGCCGCGCCGCGGGCCGCCGGCGGGACCCCGGCCCGCAGCCCAACGGACCGGGCCCCGAGGAAGCCCGCGCCCCGGGACGCCTGGCTCGCCTGCGGGGCCAGCTCCGGGCCGAGGCggcggcgcgggcggcggcgCCGCGGCTGCTGCGGCTGGTGGAGCGCGCGGAGGCCGCGGCGGGGGCCGGGGAGCGGGCGGCGGGCGCCGGGGAGCGGGCGGACCCGCGCAGCCGCGGCTCCGTGTGCTCGGTGTGCGGGGAGCCCCGCGGCGGGGCCACCTACCCGGCGGGCGTCCTGGAGGTGAGCGAGCGGCGGCTGCAGGAGGGCCTTGCGGCCGTGCGCGCCGACCTGGGCGCGGGGCTCGAGGCGCTGCGCGCGGAGCTGCGGGCCGAGCTGGACGCCCTGCGGGCGCTGCTGCCGCCCccgccgtcgccgccgccgcccgcccgccgcgCGCCCCGCGCTGCGCCCCGCGGCGCGGCCCTGCTGCGGGCGCTCGGCACCGTGAACGCCCTGGCCGCGGCGGCGAGGCCCCCCGACGACGGCGCGAACGGCCCCGCCGACGGCGGCGCGAACCGGGCCCCGGCCCGGAGGAGCTTCAAGAAGACGCAGGGGGCGCCAGGGGCTTCGCAGGGCGGCGGGGATTGAGGGCGGCCGAGCCGAGGGTGGCCCGCGCGAGGTGCCCAAGGCGCCGCCACTGGCGCGCGGGACCCCGACAATGGACAGCCCGCCCCCCCCAGGAGCGAGAAGGGTTTTCGGAGGCCTCCTGCCAGCGCTCCAGGGTGGGGGGCGGGCGGCGGGACGGCGGGGCCCCTTCGGCCAGGGGTGTGCCAGCCTCCGGGATGGCAGCGGGGAGCGCGCAAGGGGGGAGGCTCCGCCCGGGAGGGGATTGCAGGGTTTTTGTTTCCCTTAAGGgtttgggggagggggcagggcctccATGCCCTGGGGGAGTGTGTCCCCCACACCACGCAGTAGACATCAGAGACACGTGGGTTGCAGGAGCATTGTCACCTGCACCCAGCCTCCCTCGGGACAGCGCACCTGGATGAACACCCGCGCTCCACGGAGCATCACCGGGCCAGCAGCCTGCCGCCGGCCAGCTTCACCCTCCGACAGTCAGACCCACACTCTCTCCACTGCACAGCGTTGCCTGGACACAGCCACACCTAGTCAGAGTCCCCTGGGCTCTGCTTTGGACACTAAGTGACACCGAGGACACTTACCCCTTCACTTAGTCTCACAAGTCACTGGACACTGGTGTCTCTCCAGAGGGTGTCACCCTACGGACTCCGCAGCCTAACTTCTCAGCGCGTCACCTGGACAGACAGCCCTTCACTAACTGCCCCCGTCACCAGACGCACCCCCCCAGCGCAGCCTGGAGCCAGGAGCTCCGCACCTCCTGGCCTTGGGGGACATCAGCTGGAGTCAGCATTTAACCACGCGGCGTCCCGGGTCGGTCAGCTCGCTCATTCTTAAATAAAACGCGTCATCTTAGGCTTCGGCAGGTGGCTTTTCTCCTTCCACTTTACCAGGAGATTCAGATATAATGTGGTTGGGAGTGGGGGGCGCCTTCTCCCCCTGAGAGAGATTTGGGGGACCCAGGACTGGCTGTGGAGGAGGGGGCGTCTCCCCATGCGGACCGGCACAGTGAGGCCCGAGTTAGGGCAGAAGTCCCGCTTCCCTGGGGGAGGGAGTGAGCGGTTTCCCCATCCGAACCGCGTGAGGCCAAGGTCACTCTGGGCATCATTTATTGTGGGGATGAGGTCACGTCTGCATCCTAGGCACCCCCCAAGAGCCCCTGGCTGAGCCCCAGGCCCCGCAGAGCCGCGCGCgcaagggcagggcctggggcggggggcggggctgCCGCGCAGACCGAGGCGCCGGGGAGGCCGCGACTCTGCGCCCCCCAGAGGCTGCGGCGGGCCGGGCGGCGGGGGCGCGGGCGGCTCACCTGCGCGCCGACGGGTGCCGAGTCCCCGAAGACCGTCCAGAGCGCGGCCGTGGCGAGTGGCGGTGATACTGagccaaaatctgtgggacgcccGGCAGCAGCGCGGCCAGCGGGAAGGTGGACGCCAGGTTCACGGAGACCCCCGGGCGGAGGTGGGGAGGCGGGGTTGGAACAGGCCTGCCGGGGCCTGGGCGCCCGGCCCCCTGCAGCCCTGGTCGGGTGCGATCCGGCGGCTCCTCACCACGCGGCTTCTTCAGGCCCGAAACGGGGGCAGAAACATTGAGGCTGTCAGCGTCCTGCCCCCGGGGATGGGGCTCCAGGGGAATCTCCAAAGGGGGCTCTCTGTGGGAGGTCTGGGGGGACTCTAACGGAGGTGGAAGGCTCCAGTGTGTTGAGGTACGGCCATCCCCACTGACCCTGCAAACCCACCACCTCCCACAGTCCCCTTTAAAAAATCTTACAGGCCCCCTGCCATTGCCTTACCAACACTCCACAGGCCCTCTGCCCACTCGGCAGACCCCCAGGGACCCCCTTTCTGGGAAGCACAGGGAGtcacagcccctccctgcctgccaggAGTCACAGGGCCCTTCCCTCGTGCCAGCAGCGCAGCCTGCTCTGCCAGCCAGTCAGGGTGGCCTCACACCTCCCCCACGCTCAGGTATGGCTTGTTCTTGTGGGCCGTGTGCCTCTGGGAGGtccccagctgcccccaccatGCTCCCCTGGCCTCCGTGGGGTGCTCCCACCCGGTTACCCCATGCCAGAGCCCACCTCCATGGGGTGGCACTGGCCATCCAGGCTGTTTTGAGCCTGCTCGCCGTGCGCCCCCCAGTGGAAGTGCCAGCTGTAGGGCAAGGTAGCAAGCAGCAGCGAGCGGGCACCCGGAATCTCCAGGTGGCCCTGAGAGCCAGTGTCCATTGCGAGTCACACTGAGGGTGAGGGGGCACATGACACCCTTTCCCCTGCCTACCCACCTTTGTGCCATTAGGGTATGAGTGAAGGTCCCCTTCAGGCCAGTCTGCTccctggctgggcctgcatggGAGCAGGACCACACTTGGTGTCCAGGCCCCTCTGCTGGCCAGAGGGGTGAGGTCTGCAGAGGAAATCCCCCCTGCCCTCCTGTGGCTGGATTCTGACCCACCTCAGCTATTGTCACTGTTGGGGGTGGTGATAGCTCCTGGGCACCCTGGTGCTATGGGCAGTTGACTTCTAGGTATGTCCTGCCAGGTCTTGGGGGCAATGGCTGGTTGCTATTGGTACAGGGTCCTGCCAACTGGATATGGAGGTTCCTGATCCCCCTATCCAATGTGTATGGAGGTTCCTGCCCGTCTTGGGGGGATCCTGACCCCAGGGTGCTGACCTGTGTGGCCATCGTTTCCCAGAGTCCACAGGCCTGGAGGTGCACAGGTGTGGCCTTGTAAGGTGAAGGGTCCAAGGGTGGGGTCGCGATGGACAAGGTGAAGGTCAGTGCTCATGGGGTTCTGGGCTGGGCCCCCACAGGCAGGGGCCGCCTCCTTCCAGCGAGTGGGGCCTGAAGGAATGAGGTCTGGGGTCTGTAGAGGGGATCAGGGAGGCAACGTGGGGGCACAGAGGAAGGTGACTCCTCTGTCCCTTCCACACATACCCAGAGGACAACCAGCCTCAGGAAGCTCCTCGCTGCTCCCTCGCACAGCTGCACAGGTCACAGCTGCCACGCACACCCTGGCTTGGACACAATGTCTGCAACACCCTCGCACGGGGGTACCACGTGAGCCAGGCCACACTCTGACACACAGTCACCTGTGGGCTGACTGTCCCACACAGAGCAAGGGTGGAAAGGTCCGGAGCATGGTCGCACACCCATACGGGGAACCTCTGCACCTGCGCACAGGTGGGCTGGCCTCACTGGCAGGCTCACGGGCCCCGACTGATACGAACAGCTTGGGCACCACAGCAGGACTGGAGAGCATGGCAGCCATGGGCCTGGACACGCTCAGAGGGTCAGTGGTGCAGACAGGAACCTGCAGAGACCACAGAAGTGCAGGCTACAGACCACCTTTTGGCCACAACAGCACCAGACTATAGAGCAGCCACAGGTCAAAGACTGATCCCACAACACTGTCCCCACCACACTCGGATCGTGGGAGTGGTAGTACCAGGTGCCTGTCGGTGGAGACAGGAGGCGGAGCTGAGGGTGAGCCATCCGGGCCCTCTCTGAGCTCCGTCCCAGCCACAGTCCAAATGGGAGCGCAGGGCTTAGGCCGGGGAAGGGCACCGTACTCGGCTCCCTGCCACGGGACCcccccagaggcagggccaaagGGGGGTAAGGAGTAGTCGTGAGGGAGGGCAGCTTCAAGACCAGAGGGGCAGAGTCCTGGAGCTCACTCTCCAACTCTGCGCACTTCCAGTGGGACTGCGGGGAGGGTGAGGGCAAAGCCCGGAGACCACAGTGTGCAGGACTGGAAAACTCGGAGGGTGGCAGGGCCAGGCGGCCATGCATTCACCAGCGGGGTGGGCTCGCGGGGGGCCATGCGGGGAAGGTCGAAGGGGATGGCACCCAGGCAGGGCCAGCAGCAGGGAAGACAGCTCCCAGCTCCCGCGCTGACCCCAGGCTGCAGCTGAGTGCCATCAACAATCGCTGGCATCTACCAGACCTAAAGGACTTTGCATGGACTCCTCCAATTCATCCTCCCAGAAGGAGGCTGTCGTGcccatttaaagatgaggaaatggaggctgggagcCAGAAGTGACCTGCAAAGGCCGCCAGCAAGAATGGAAGGTCAAGGGGGAAGGTTCCTTGGATCCCAGGGCCCTTGGCTCGTGGGGCCAGATGTCCTTCCCCCGTTGTGGGGCTGGGACCTAGACCACCCTCCCTTCTGCCAGCGTTCACCACTGGGCCCGGGCGAGGCCCTCTGATTACTCTGCTGCTTGATGTGGCCAGGCAGGTGACGACGCTCTTTGGGAGGAGCTCTGTACCCGGGCGCTGGGGTGCTTGCCAGTGTGCGCGAGGGGCCAGCAGGCTGAGGTTGTGGGAGATGGGATGGGGTGGGCAGATGCCTCTGTGTGCAGCGCCTCTTTCCAGTCCTGAGGGGAGGTcctcccaatctggggaaggagggcacTGTCTGCAGTGCCCAGAACCCCCCACTGCCCAGCAGTTGTGTCCAGGAACAAAGGACCACTTCCTTGAAGATCCCATCCAGCCGCTGGGAAAGCCTGGCCTGGAGCAGCCGACTAGAGGCTGGGTCAGGAAGGCGAGCACAGGACCCAGACGACGCTGAGTCCCTGGGTGCCTTCTTGTCGCCACATCACAAACTGGGCAGTTACTGAAAGGACCACTGTCGGACAGCAGATTGGGCCCAGGCGTCTTGGAGTCCCACACCTGCCCTGGGCTCCCACAGATGGCCCACCTCTGTCTCCCCGTCCCTGCACCTGAGGCCCGACAGCTTGGCCGAAGCCTCCCACCCCAGCTTGGGTCACACCAAGGATTGGCCAGGCCTCTCCCAGAACACAAATTTATTTGGCATTTGGATGAAATTGTTCTCACAGCATCTTAAGAAAAGGATTAGTGCCAACccaaccaaaaataaacccaaactaAAACCCTTCATGAAAGGAAAACATAAGAACAGGCGTCAAGACAATGTACAGTGTCGCTCCCCACCTTCAGCAGGAaggctgggccctgggggagGCGGCCCCTCCTGAGAACCTGCTGTCCCTCAGGGAGCCCGTGTCAGGGGGCAGGGGGCCGTCTATCCCAGGCACAGGAGTCTCAGCCAGGGTTGGCCTCGAGATTCTTCGTGGGACCATGGAGCACAGTCAGATCTCACAAAGGGCAGCAAACAGAAGGGAGGCTGCAGACAGTCGGGCCACCCCGTGTTCCCCTCCCGCCCGGCCTGCAGCAGAGCTCAGCTCCCGGCACCAGCTCCTGGGGACACAGTGGGCCACAGGCAGGGGTCTGTCCTGTCCAGCCCAAGAAAGCCCAGTGGTTGAGCACCCTTGAACAGAACCCTGGCCAGGCCAGAAGCAGGTCCACCCTCTGCGACCCATATGATCCGCTTCAGGCCACCTCCTCTTTGGTGCCTCCTGCAGGCCTGATTGGCCCCAATAGTCCTTCGGTCCCCAAAGGAAGATCCTCAGCCCCACACATCTCGTGTCAGCTGCCCTGTCCTATACACACGGTTCGGAGGCCTGGACCAGAGACATCGGCGGGGCCAGGAGGGACCCTGAGCTGTTGGGAGCAGGGCCCTGTGGGCTCCACTGGAGTGATCACTCCGAACAAGCCTGCTCAGGACACTCACCTGGCATCAACAGAGCGCGGGGCTGCGGCCCTGTGCCCAGCACATGCTGAAGGCATCACCTGCTTCCTGCTGTCTTCAGCAGCCCAGGACACCCTTCTCAAAGCATTAGCCCCTCAGCAAGCAGCCTGCCTGCTTTAGGCctgcctccagctccctggctcctGAGGGCTGAGCCCAGCACAGGTAGTTCAAGGATAAAACTCACATCTCCAGCCAGCTCGGGGAGAGGTTTGTGGGGCAACTCAAGAATTTTATTCCTACTTGACAGACAAAATGGTTTGCCAGCAGGAGAGTGTGAGCATGTGCCCGCAACTAGACTATGCCACCAAGGCCTGCTACCGCAAAGCGCCACAGAGGCACCCACTTCTAGTCAACCCTCCCCCGGCCGCACACTGGTCTGGACAGGCCGCAAGGGGGCCCAGGAGCAGGGCTCCATGTGCGCTCAGCCGAGGGGCAGAGGTGCAGACCTGGCCAAGCCGCAGGGCTACCCGAGATGCCACGGCCGGCATGGGAAAGTGGGGCTCCAGGCCTGAGCTCCCGCGTACCACCACCGCCTACAAACACCTggacacatatgtacacacacagacacacgcgCGCACAGAAAAGGTCCAGACATTCAACGTAGAAAAGATATGGATGTGCTAAAAATCGCACAGAACCCGCGTAATCTCCAAACCTCAGAAATGCTAAAAGCCCTGGGTCAGGAGACAAGACCCCTGCGCAAGAGCAAGCGACAGGGCCCTCAatccaaaggccctgaggcagggtaCCCAGCACCCTGCGCTGCTGAGGGCAAGAAGGTGGCATGTGGCTGCTGAGCACTTGGCCCCAGTGGTGGCTGTGGTGTCCAAGAAGTGGACTTTCAGGAGATGGACACAGCCCAGAACATTAATTTCAgccacccctcccctcaaagaaaCAACCCTTTGTGGCACAAACAAGGTGACGTGAGGGGCAGGCCAGGCCCAGGGGCAAATCAAACGGAATGGGGGCTCCAGAGGGTAACAGACAGCAGCTGGCTTAGCCCCCAAACCCCAGGAGAGGGTCCAGGCATGCTCATGCATGGCTAAGGGCCTTGGTCATCCCGAGCTGCCTCCCCGGGGAAGCCATGCGCAGCAGTGCTGGGGAGACCGGTGGTGGCAGCGGGTGGTGCAGGGCAGGGCCTCCGGGCACAGACATGGACTTCGCAGAGCCCAGCTGGAAAGACAGTGAGCGTTCAACTTCCTTCCAAGCGCCCACTCTCAGGGCCTTGCACACCAAGGCTACAGGCCAGCCCCCAGGCTCACCCTCGAGGCTCATGGACCTGCTGGAGGCTGTCCCCAGAGCAGCCACCGGAGCGCCCTCCAAAGCGCCTGCCTGAAGCAGAGGCAGCACCCAGGCCATGCTGACCGTCCACAAACACCGGCGCCCGGGCAGCCCTGGGGCTCAGTGGCTGGCACACTGCTGCCAGCAGCCCACCAGAGCCGGGTGCAGTCTGACCCTGGCCCTGCCACAGCTTGTTCCCTACCTCTGAAACGTGTGGTCTGAACAAACTTTTGTCATTCTCCTGccgtttgaaaagaaaaagacagtgaCCCAAAGCTATGCGTGTTTTTGAGGCCCTCAAGGAGATGGGTGCTCGCTCTCGTGGAGGTGGTGCGGTCCCTCTGTGCACGTGCACGCTGCTGGCCGGTGTGTGGCAGTCCAGCTCGCCCGGCTCACTCAGGGGCCCTGCAAGGCTCCCACGGGGATCAGTGTCTCCTTGACAGCAAACGGGTGCTCCCTGCACATCACGGCTGTGGGCCGGGCAGTTCCCTACACCACAGTATTGAGGGAACCACGGCTGTGGCGGCCAACCCCTGGCAGTGCCTCTGTGGCTGGGATGCTCCCGCCCTGGGCAGGGTCCGGGGGCACGAGCAGGGCACTGCTGCTGTCAGCTGAATCTTCCAGGTCTGCCAGAGGGGCCCCCGCCGTGGGCACAGGCTGCTCCGGGAGCCGGGGCAGGGCGCCTTCTCCGCCGCCAGCGCCCGGGGGCGGCGGGCTGGCCTCTGCCGGCTCAAAGGCATCATCATCTGCAGGAGATAAAAGGGCTGTGAGCAGGGTGGTGGGCCTGGTTGGGGGGATGCTCCCCCTgatggcagggcaggggaggccgGGCTCACCCCTTCCCTGCGCCACGGGGCGGGCAGAGCGAGCAAGCCATGGCGCGGTGAGGGCATGCTGACAG
Encoded proteins:
- the FAM246C gene encoding protein FAM246C, which gives rise to MAAEPGRSWVQARSAYGASEALRRAAGRRRDPGPQPNGPGPEEARAPGRLARLRGQLRAEAAARAAAPRLLRLVERAEAAAGAGERAAGAGERADPRSRGSVCSVCGEPRGGATYPAGVLEVSERRLQEGLAAVRADLGAGLEALRAELRAELDALRALLPPPPSPPPPARRAPRAAPRGAALLRALGTVNALAAAARPPDDGANGPADGGANRAPARRSFKKTQGAPGASQGGGD